In a genomic window of Cytobacillus sp. FSL H8-0458:
- the tyrS gene encoding tyrosine--tRNA ligase: MSLLEDLQWRGIVYQQTDEEGIQNTLEKEKISLYCGVDPTADSMHIGHLLPFLTLRRFQKEGHRPIVLVGGATGLIGDPSGKSEERKLQTLETVQYNVDCIKGQLKRIFDFESENGAIMVNNYDWAGSMDIVTFLRDYGKHVGVNYMLAKDTISSRLETGISFTEFTYTILQAMDFLHLYENHNCKMQIGGSDQWGNITTGLELIRKMAPEGSKAYGLTIPLVTKADGTKFGKTESGAIWLDPEKTSPYEFYQFWINTADADVIKYLKFFTFLSREEIEDLEKAVQEEPHLRKAQKALAEEMTRLIHGDEALEQAIKITAALFSGDIKNLSASEIKQGFKDVPSYEHSEGEELGIVDLLVAAKISPSKRQAREDVTNGAVSVNGERVTELDYTLTDKDKIEGQFTVIRRGKKKYYLIKY; encoded by the coding sequence ATGAGTTTACTTGAAGATCTGCAATGGAGAGGAATTGTTTATCAGCAGACAGATGAAGAGGGAATCCAGAATACTCTCGAGAAAGAGAAAATTTCTTTATACTGCGGTGTTGATCCTACTGCTGACAGCATGCATATTGGACACCTGCTTCCATTTTTAACGTTAAGACGCTTTCAAAAAGAAGGCCACCGTCCAATTGTACTTGTTGGCGGAGCTACTGGACTTATTGGTGATCCAAGCGGCAAAAGCGAAGAACGGAAGCTGCAGACTCTTGAAACAGTGCAGTATAATGTGGACTGCATAAAGGGCCAGCTGAAAAGAATTTTTGATTTTGAAAGTGAAAATGGTGCAATCATGGTTAACAACTACGATTGGGCAGGCTCCATGGATATCGTTACGTTCCTTCGTGATTACGGGAAACATGTCGGAGTCAATTACATGCTCGCTAAAGACACCATTTCTTCCAGACTGGAAACTGGAATATCCTTTACTGAATTCACTTACACCATCCTGCAGGCAATGGATTTCCTTCATTTATATGAGAATCATAACTGCAAAATGCAGATTGGCGGCAGCGACCAGTGGGGGAATATTACAACCGGACTTGAACTTATCCGCAAAATGGCGCCTGAAGGTTCCAAGGCTTACGGACTGACCATCCCTCTTGTAACGAAAGCGGATGGAACAAAGTTCGGCAAAACGGAAAGCGGCGCAATCTGGCTTGATCCTGAGAAAACATCTCCTTATGAGTTTTACCAGTTCTGGATTAACACAGCAGATGCGGATGTAATCAAATACCTTAAATTCTTTACCTTCTTATCCCGTGAAGAAATTGAAGATCTTGAGAAAGCTGTTCAGGAAGAACCGCATCTCCGCAAAGCCCAAAAAGCACTTGCTGAAGAAATGACACGTCTGATTCATGGGGATGAAGCATTAGAACAGGCTATCAAAATTACAGCAGCCCTTTTCAGCGGAGATATAAAAAACCTTTCAGCCTCTGAGATTAAACAAGGCTTTAAGGATGTCCCATCTTATGAGCATTCAGAAGGAGAGGAATTGGGCATAGTTGACTTGCTTGTTGCTGCCAAAATCTCTCCATCCAAACGCCAGGCGCGTGAAGATGTGACGAATGGCGCTGTTTCAGTAAACGGAGAACGCGTAACAGAGCTTGATTACACTCTTACTGATAAAGATAAGATAGAAGGTCAATTTACTGTCATTCGCCGCGGAAAGAAAAAATATTACCTGATTAAATACTAA
- the rpsD gene encoding 30S ribosomal protein S4, translating to MARYTGPSWKLSRRLGISLSGTGKELEKRPYAPGQHGPNQRKKISEYGLQLQEKQKLRHMYGVNERQFRNLFDKAGKMPGKHGENFMILLESRLDNVVYRLGLARTRRQARQLVNHGHIMVDGSRVDIPSYRVAPGQTITLREKSRSLDIVKEAIEVNNFVPDFVSFDADKLEGTFTRMPERSELPAEINESLIVEFYSR from the coding sequence ATGGCTCGTTATACTGGTCCAAGCTGGAAATTATCCCGTCGTCTTGGAATCTCTCTAAGCGGTACTGGAAAAGAATTAGAAAAGCGTCCTTACGCTCCTGGACAACATGGTCCAAACCAGCGTAAAAAAATCTCTGAATACGGATTACAATTGCAGGAGAAGCAAAAGCTTCGTCACATGTACGGAGTAAATGAGCGTCAATTCCGCAATTTATTCGATAAAGCCGGCAAAATGCCTGGTAAGCACGGTGAAAACTTCATGATTCTTCTTGAATCACGTCTTGACAACGTTGTTTACCGTTTAGGTCTTGCCCGCACTCGCCGTCAAGCTCGCCAGCTTGTTAACCACGGTCACATCATGGTTGATGGATCTCGTGTTGATATCCCATCATACCGCGTAGCACCTGGTCAAACAATTACACTTCGCGAAAAATCTCGCAGCCTTGACATCGTTAAAGAAGCAATCGAAGTTAACAACTTTGTACCTGACTTCGTATCTTTCGATGCAGACAAGCTAGAAGGAACTTTCACTCGCATGCCTGAGCGTTCTGAACTTCCAGCTGAAATCAACGAATCTCTAATCGTTGAATTCTACTCTCGTTAA
- a CDS encoding sensor domain-containing diguanylate cyclase encodes MDTLERQIILNLKSRFFDIIDTENGFFHYEKLLNEMLSAIQVLTEADEITLYVFNEWKQEFFAEASTNPDTLQSLAFSGDLKRWAKTNREFQGLGTEIMEEQIMIPLVKGSQLLGCMILIGASGCFHTYPEKVFQELSEECGQFLDKAQGMAKIASEEKRYKQLYRVTEKFHSSMDMDMVLGEIIFTLQEMYPTFTCYLLLSQDNNNHGDLPIRDLEYDSENIAAMQAYVTGTVQFEDSLQEVRSILYAPLKGKQGVYGVLQVIAPNTIIFPKNEIEFITLLANTAGSALENAQLYQQSKRLIADLQLINETSHRLNSNLRLTETMNFMSDQIMQSFDAEEAGFILLSSDGSDVNIIQGSTEFFHTKEAESYIQYMKKKIIREKESLFIGDFSLQLEGAASCYKSIMAVPMTQSGVLKGFALVMHSSPYHFSFETFKLLQSLIHHSTLAFTNSMLREELEKMVVTDHLTKLYSRNYLDDRIHQSMNEDHEGTFMLVDIDDFKMVNDTYGHQVGDEIIIQVANLINSNIRGTDIGARWGGEELALYLPGVSLSAGALIAERLVRKVCQITDPQVTISCGVSYWSRGKKDSYASLFKRADRALYTAKNTGKNKVILESAADSFI; translated from the coding sequence ATGGATACACTTGAACGCCAAATCATACTTAATTTAAAAAGCCGTTTTTTTGATATTATCGATACGGAGAACGGTTTCTTTCATTATGAGAAATTACTGAATGAAATGCTTTCTGCCATTCAAGTCCTTACTGAAGCAGACGAAATAACTCTGTACGTCTTTAATGAATGGAAGCAGGAGTTTTTTGCAGAAGCATCCACAAATCCGGATACTTTGCAGTCACTTGCTTTTTCAGGTGATTTAAAAAGATGGGCTAAAACAAACAGAGAGTTCCAGGGGTTAGGCACTGAGATTATGGAAGAACAAATCATGATTCCTCTTGTAAAGGGAAGCCAGCTGCTGGGGTGCATGATTCTAATAGGGGCATCAGGCTGTTTTCACACCTATCCAGAAAAAGTATTTCAGGAACTTAGCGAAGAATGCGGGCAATTTCTTGATAAAGCTCAGGGCATGGCTAAAATTGCTTCAGAAGAAAAACGCTACAAACAGCTGTACCGCGTTACTGAGAAATTCCATTCCTCAATGGATATGGATATGGTGCTGGGGGAAATTATTTTTACTCTCCAGGAAATGTACCCCACTTTTACCTGCTATCTTCTGCTGTCCCAGGATAACAATAATCATGGAGATTTGCCTATTAGAGACCTTGAATATGACAGCGAAAATATTGCGGCCATGCAGGCTTATGTCACGGGGACTGTTCAATTTGAAGATTCCCTCCAGGAAGTTCGATCTATCCTGTATGCTCCATTAAAAGGGAAACAGGGGGTGTATGGCGTTCTGCAAGTTATAGCGCCTAATACCATCATATTCCCGAAAAATGAAATTGAATTTATAACACTTCTGGCTAATACTGCAGGCAGTGCACTGGAGAATGCGCAGCTTTATCAGCAGTCCAAGCGGCTGATAGCGGATCTTCAATTAATTAATGAAACCTCCCACCGCCTGAACTCGAACTTGCGCCTTACAGAAACGATGAACTTTATGTCAGATCAGATTATGCAGTCCTTTGATGCTGAAGAAGCCGGTTTCATCCTCTTATCTTCTGATGGTTCTGATGTAAATATAATTCAGGGCAGCACTGAATTTTTTCATACCAAAGAGGCAGAAAGCTATATTCAGTATATGAAGAAAAAGATCATCAGGGAGAAAGAGTCTCTTTTTATTGGAGATTTTTCTTTACAGCTCGAAGGTGCGGCGAGCTGCTATAAATCCATCATGGCTGTTCCGATGACCCAATCTGGAGTGTTAAAGGGATTTGCGCTTGTCATGCACAGTTCTCCATATCATTTTTCATTTGAAACATTCAAGCTGCTGCAATCATTGATTCATCATTCCACGCTTGCCTTTACCAATTCAATGCTGAGAGAAGAGCTTGAAAAGATGGTTGTAACGGATCACTTAACAAAGCTGTATTCCCGAAACTATTTGGATGATCGCATACATCAGTCCATGAATGAAGATCATGAAGGAACCTTTATGCTGGTTGATATAGATGATTTTAAAATGGTGAATGATACATACGGACATCAGGTAGGCGATGAAATTATTATTCAAGTCGCCAATTTAATAAACAGCAATATTCGCGGCACTGATATTGGAGCAAGATGGGGCGGTGAGGAGCTGGCTCTTTACCTGCCCGGTGTTTCTTTGTCAGCAGGTGCGCTTATTGCTGAACGGCTTGTCAGAAAGGTATGTCAGATCACAGACCCCCAAGTAACCATTTCATGCGGCGTCTCATATTGGAGCAGGGGGAAAAAAGATTCGTATGCTTCACTATTTAAACGGGCTGACAGGGCATTATATACTGCCAAGAATACAGGTAAAAATAAAGTGATACTTGAGTCGGCAGCAGACTCATTTATATAG
- the megL gene encoding methionine gamma-lyase, with product MDRNHRFNFETQVIHEGYDAESFKGSLAPPIFQTSTFTFETAQQGEKRFAGEEEGYIYSRLGNPTVKMLEERMAALEKGEAALAFGSGMAAVSAVLFALTKTGDHILCSQGVYGCTFGLLEMMEEKYKISHDYSAMESKQQLLDQIKPETVCIYVETPINPTMKLVDLKMVAEVGREKGIPVVVDNTFCSPYLQNPIELGCDIVIHSATKYIGGHGDVIAGLVVGSKEFLDEVRMTTQKDIGGIISPFEAWLLLRGLKTLAVRLDRHCDNAEQLASYLLAHPKVEKVYFPGDSSNADFDIAQKQMRKPGGMISFTLKGDKETAQEFMNRLNLIKIAVSLGDAETLIQHPATMTHAVVPKEYREKMGIEDTLLRLSVGLESWEDIREDLSQALEGV from the coding sequence ATGGATAGAAATCATCGGTTTAACTTCGAGACGCAGGTCATCCATGAAGGATACGATGCAGAAAGCTTCAAGGGAAGCCTGGCACCGCCCATTTTTCAGACGTCAACTTTTACTTTCGAGACGGCACAGCAGGGGGAAAAGCGTTTTGCCGGTGAAGAAGAAGGCTATATCTATTCCCGTCTGGGCAATCCAACGGTAAAGATGCTGGAAGAAAGAATGGCCGCCCTTGAAAAGGGAGAGGCTGCCCTTGCGTTTGGTTCGGGTATGGCCGCGGTTTCAGCTGTTCTTTTTGCTTTAACCAAAACAGGTGATCATATTTTATGTTCCCAGGGAGTGTATGGTTGTACATTTGGACTCCTGGAGATGATGGAGGAAAAATATAAAATCAGCCATGATTATTCAGCGATGGAATCAAAGCAGCAGCTGCTTGATCAAATTAAGCCGGAGACTGTCTGTATATATGTTGAAACTCCAATAAATCCAACAATGAAATTGGTGGATTTGAAGATGGTTGCAGAAGTAGGGAGAGAGAAAGGGATTCCGGTTGTGGTGGATAATACTTTCTGTTCTCCATATTTACAGAATCCGATCGAGCTGGGCTGCGATATTGTCATTCATAGTGCGACAAAATACATCGGAGGTCATGGTGACGTAATTGCCGGCCTTGTTGTAGGCAGCAAAGAATTTTTGGATGAAGTAAGAATGACTACTCAAAAAGACATTGGGGGCATTATTTCACCTTTTGAAGCCTGGCTGCTGCTCCGCGGCTTGAAAACACTTGCAGTCAGACTTGACAGGCATTGTGATAATGCTGAACAGCTTGCATCATATTTATTGGCGCATCCAAAAGTGGAAAAAGTTTATTTTCCTGGAGACAGCAGTAATGCAGATTTTGATATTGCGCAAAAACAAATGAGAAAGCCTGGCGGGATGATTTCCTTTACTCTAAAGGGAGATAAAGAGACTGCTCAGGAATTTATGAACAGGCTGAATCTAATAAAAATTGCCGTGAGCCTTGGAGATGCGGAGACATTAATCCAGCACCCTGCAACTATGACTCATGCTGTGGTTCCAAAGGAATACCGTGAAAAAATGGGCATTGAAGATACATTGCTGAGGCTTTCAGTCGGCCTTGAATCATGGGAAGATATCAGGGAGGATCTTTCCCAGGCTCTTGAAGGAGTCTGA
- a CDS encoding GAF domain-containing protein, translated as MFSVESYKGTREENYQLLIKQLSALLAGETNSIANLSNASALLNQFLERTNWVGFYLMEEGELVLGPFQGLPACVRIPLGKGVCGTAAEQMETVRVEDVHQFPGHIACDAASQSEIVIPLVKDGELLGLLDIDSPEKNRFDELDQKYLEDFSEVLVSFL; from the coding sequence ATGTTTAGTGTCGAATCATACAAGGGAACCCGTGAAGAAAATTATCAATTATTGATTAAACAGCTCTCTGCTCTTCTTGCAGGAGAAACGAACAGCATTGCCAATTTAAGCAATGCATCAGCACTTCTTAATCAATTCCTGGAACGCACCAACTGGGTAGGGTTTTACCTGATGGAAGAAGGCGAGCTTGTTCTCGGTCCTTTTCAGGGCCTGCCTGCATGTGTAAGAATTCCCCTTGGCAAGGGCGTGTGCGGAACAGCTGCAGAGCAAATGGAAACTGTCCGTGTTGAAGATGTCCATCAATTCCCTGGACATATCGCCTGTGACGCTGCTTCACAGTCCGAAATCGTCATTCCGCTTGTGAAAGATGGCGAGCTTCTCGGTTTGCTGGATATTGATTCCCCAGAAAAAAACCGATTTGATGAACTTGACCAGAAATACCTGGAAGACTTCTCAGAGGTGCTTGTATCCTTCCTGTAA
- the refZ gene encoding forespore capture DNA-binding protein RefZ has translation MKKNSKEAIVSAAISLFNTKGFSGTSIRDIAGKAQTNPANIAYYFDNKHGLLEYCFTAFFEGYIQEIEKGFSFLEQGAALSLKKMAQNIMVYQFEHSHLTRLILREISIDSQVVREIMSTYLAKEKFYFGRVLERGMKTKEFRIHSANYIIIQLKGLLSMPFLNTHYMSEVLHVFPHEKYFADKYTKEIFNWVDGVLCNHAGKSYAAVL, from the coding sequence TTGAAAAAAAATTCAAAAGAGGCAATTGTGTCTGCCGCTATCTCCTTATTTAATACGAAGGGTTTTTCAGGGACTTCCATCCGTGATATTGCAGGCAAAGCTCAGACGAATCCAGCGAATATTGCATACTATTTCGATAACAAACACGGGCTGCTGGAATATTGCTTTACTGCGTTTTTTGAAGGGTATATTCAGGAGATAGAGAAGGGGTTTTCATTTCTTGAGCAGGGGGCGGCCCTGAGCCTGAAAAAAATGGCGCAAAATATCATGGTTTATCAATTTGAACATAGCCATTTAACAAGATTGATACTCCGGGAAATTTCAATAGATTCACAGGTAGTAAGGGAAATCATGTCCACGTATTTAGCAAAGGAAAAATTTTATTTTGGCAGGGTGCTTGAAAGGGGCATGAAAACAAAAGAGTTCCGTATCCATTCAGCCAATTATATTATTATCCAGCTGAAAGGACTCCTGTCCATGCCATTTCTGAACACACATTATATGTCTGAAGTTCTCCATGTATTTCCTCATGAAAAATATTTCGCGGATAAATATACGAAAGAAATATTCAATTGGGTTGATGGAGTCCTGTGCAATCATGCCGGAAAATCATATGCTGCTGTACTCTAA
- the hisJ gene encoding histidinol-phosphatase HisJ: MLKDGHIHTPYCPHGTKDSLEDYVEKAISLGLKEISFTEHAPLPEGFEDPAPARDSAMSKENLETYFTDISRIKAAYQGRIRINAGLEVDYIEGFEREIRDFLDKNGKYLDDSILSVHFLKHGGRYECLDYSPDVFAKMIEEYGSIEAVYLNYFRTLLLSIKADLGPFKPKRVGHITLVKKFQKKYPADREFREELNQILDEVHIQGYELDYNGAGFAKPLCKESYPPDWAAEAAAKKGITLVYGSDSHQAKDMGQGLDRMKHLK; the protein is encoded by the coding sequence ATGCTAAAAGACGGACACATCCACACACCCTATTGCCCGCATGGAACAAAGGATTCATTGGAAGATTATGTTGAAAAAGCAATAAGTCTGGGTCTAAAGGAGATCTCTTTTACTGAACATGCTCCGCTCCCTGAGGGCTTTGAGGACCCGGCACCTGCCCGGGACAGTGCGATGAGCAAAGAGAATCTTGAAACATATTTTACTGATATTTCAAGAATAAAAGCTGCTTATCAAGGAAGAATCAGGATTAATGCGGGGCTTGAAGTGGATTACATTGAAGGCTTTGAACGGGAGATCAGAGATTTCCTCGATAAAAACGGAAAGTATTTGGATGATTCTATTTTATCTGTACATTTTCTAAAGCACGGGGGCCGCTACGAATGCCTGGATTACAGCCCGGATGTTTTTGCAAAGATGATAGAAGAATACGGTTCTATTGAAGCGGTTTATTTGAATTACTTCCGCACCTTGCTCCTATCAATAAAAGCAGATTTAGGGCCGTTTAAACCAAAAAGGGTTGGGCATATCACCCTGGTGAAAAAATTCCAAAAAAAATATCCCGCTGATCGGGAATTTAGAGAGGAACTAAACCAAATACTTGATGAGGTGCATATTCAAGGCTATGAACTCGACTATAACGGAGCCGGTTTCGCCAAGCCGTTATGCAAAGAGTCCTATCCTCCCGATTGGGCTGCAGAAGCAGCGGCCAAAAAAGGCATTACACTGGTTTATGGGTCCGATTCCCATCAGGCAAAGGACATGGGTCAGGGCCTCGATAGAATGAAACACCTTAAATGA
- the ezrA gene encoding septation ring formation regulator EzrA, producing the protein MEYIIGAIVILLCLYLTGYFLKKKHYKEIDRLETWKMDITDRPVLDEMSRVKKLNMTGQTEELFERWRNEWDEIVTSQLPDVEELLFDAEESIDKYRFKNSQEIQGRIEKRLTEIEENIKNLLTELNELVGSEEKNRAEIEELKEMYRQCKKSLLAHRHTFGKSEKILEEQLDEALAKFEEFDDKTEKGNYLEAREILLIIKALIEDSQAKMEAIPSLMVDCQSKIPSELEELRDGYKEMLEQGYLLDHLQIDKEIERLEEQVNGYAGSIDQAQIEEVQTGVEEIKDNIEHLYDLLEKEVHARHYLSQQDEATRTMLYNNRDMNNQLKTEIAAVRNSYHVPEKDLEIQIHLEKKISGLFKKFEVLEHKIKSQSTPHTVLREELAEVKEHIEEISDEQTAFAEKLQALRKDEMSAREKVKELSKKVAETIRLITKNNVPGVSQEYKYLIQDAKESIDNVLAKLDEKPLNIPSVQQYLEVAVLTVDKAADSVSDMIETILLAEKVIQYGNRYRSSYPSIDNGLREAEASFRSYEYKKALEQAASSIEEVDPGAIKRIEELITEQ; encoded by the coding sequence ATGGAATACATAATTGGAGCTATAGTCATTCTTTTATGCCTATATCTCACCGGATATTTTTTAAAGAAAAAACATTACAAAGAAATTGACAGGCTGGAAACATGGAAGATGGACATAACGGACCGCCCTGTTCTAGATGAAATGTCTAGAGTTAAAAAGCTGAATATGACGGGGCAGACAGAGGAATTGTTTGAACGCTGGAGAAATGAATGGGATGAAATAGTTACATCACAGCTTCCGGATGTGGAAGAATTGTTATTTGATGCTGAAGAGAGCATAGATAAATACCGCTTTAAAAATTCCCAGGAAATTCAGGGGAGAATAGAAAAAAGATTAACCGAGATAGAAGAAAACATCAAAAATCTGCTTACTGAATTGAATGAGCTGGTAGGCAGTGAAGAGAAAAATCGAGCGGAAATTGAAGAATTGAAAGAAATGTACCGCCAATGCAAAAAGTCTCTTCTTGCACACCGCCATACATTCGGAAAATCCGAAAAAATTCTTGAAGAACAGCTGGATGAAGCATTGGCCAAATTTGAAGAGTTCGATGACAAAACCGAAAAGGGCAATTACCTTGAAGCACGTGAAATCCTTCTTATAATCAAAGCGCTTATTGAGGATTCACAAGCCAAAATGGAAGCTATACCAAGCCTGATGGTTGACTGTCAATCCAAGATTCCTTCCGAGCTGGAAGAGTTGAGAGATGGGTACAAGGAAATGCTGGAGCAGGGCTATCTGCTTGATCACCTGCAAATAGATAAAGAAATTGAGAGGCTTGAAGAACAAGTAAATGGATATGCCGGCTCCATTGATCAAGCACAAATCGAGGAAGTTCAAACAGGAGTCGAAGAGATTAAAGATAATATTGAACATCTGTATGATCTGCTCGAAAAGGAAGTACATGCCAGACATTACTTAAGCCAGCAGGATGAGGCAACGAGAACCATGCTTTATAATAACCGTGATATGAACAACCAGCTAAAGACTGAGATAGCTGCTGTCCGGAATAGCTATCATGTTCCAGAAAAGGACCTTGAAATTCAAATCCACCTGGAGAAAAAAATAAGCGGGCTGTTCAAAAAATTCGAAGTGCTGGAGCATAAGATTAAGAGCCAGAGTACTCCCCATACAGTTCTAAGAGAAGAGCTTGCGGAAGTCAAGGAACACATTGAGGAGATTTCAGATGAGCAGACAGCCTTTGCCGAAAAGCTTCAGGCTTTACGAAAAGACGAAATGTCTGCAAGGGAAAAAGTAAAAGAATTAAGCAAGAAAGTGGCTGAAACAATAAGGCTTATCACCAAAAACAACGTGCCAGGAGTTTCCCAGGAATATAAATACTTGATCCAGGATGCGAAAGAAAGCATAGATAATGTGCTGGCTAAGCTCGATGAAAAACCATTGAATATTCCTTCGGTCCAGCAATATCTTGAAGTTGCGGTGCTGACTGTTGATAAGGCTGCTGATTCTGTGAGTGATATGATTGAGACGATCCTTCTCGCTGAGAAGGTCATCCAATATGGCAACCGATACAGAAGCAGTTATCCATCTATTGATAATGGATTAAGAGAAGCAGAGGCCTCATTCAGAAGCTATGAATATAAAAAAGCATTGGAGCAGGCTGCCTCTTCAATTGAAGAAGTCGATCCGGGCGCAATCAAGAGAATTGAAGAATTAATAACTGAACAATAA
- the brnQ gene encoding branched-chain amino acid transport system II carrier protein, giving the protein MENKTLAPKQILAVGLMLFALFFGAGNMIFPPFLGQAAGTSVWTAIIGFLITGVGLPLLGIIAIAKNGDLQTIASRVHPLYGIIFTIIMYLAIGPFFGIPRTGTVAYEIGVTPFLSETASNSTFSLLIYTIAFFGITAWLSLNPSKLVDRIGNIFTPALLIILAVLVIKSIITPMGELQAPEGAYAEGPFFKGFIEGYLTMDTIAALVFGIIVISSIQGMGVTNKHSLMKICITAGLIAAAGLAAVYLSLAYIGATSTEAIGEFDNGGAILSAASQYLFGSAGAVILGLAITVACLTTSIGLVSACAQYFHKLLPKISYKTIVIILSLFSMVVANIGLTQLIQLSLPILIIIYPLAIVLISLSFMHNAFNGYSVVYIGALIPTGLISFVDGLKTAGMDVSFITDSLQFLPFFAEGIGWIVPAIAGAVIGYFLAIAVGESKKTIAGNE; this is encoded by the coding sequence ATGGAGAATAAAACATTGGCACCAAAACAAATTCTCGCCGTCGGACTCATGTTATTTGCTCTATTCTTTGGGGCAGGAAATATGATTTTTCCTCCCTTCCTGGGACAAGCTGCCGGCACAAGTGTATGGACTGCTATTATTGGATTTTTAATTACAGGGGTTGGATTGCCGCTTCTAGGTATTATCGCCATTGCCAAAAATGGTGATTTACAGACAATTGCAAGCCGCGTTCACCCTTTATACGGAATTATTTTTACTATTATTATGTACTTAGCCATTGGACCATTTTTCGGAATCCCGCGTACAGGGACAGTTGCTTATGAAATTGGGGTTACTCCGTTCTTATCTGAAACCGCTTCCAATAGTACTTTTTCGCTATTGATTTATACCATTGCTTTTTTTGGCATCACAGCCTGGCTTTCTCTCAATCCATCGAAATTAGTGGATAGAATCGGCAATATTTTTACACCTGCCTTGCTCATTATTCTTGCTGTTCTGGTTATAAAAAGCATTATTACTCCTATGGGCGAACTGCAGGCGCCAGAGGGGGCATATGCAGAGGGGCCGTTCTTTAAAGGCTTCATTGAAGGTTACCTGACGATGGATACAATTGCAGCTCTGGTATTCGGTATTATCGTTATCAGTTCAATACAGGGTATGGGTGTGACAAATAAACACTCACTTATGAAAATTTGCATTACTGCCGGACTGATAGCTGCTGCCGGTCTTGCGGCGGTATATTTATCTCTTGCATATATCGGTGCAACAAGTACGGAAGCTATAGGTGAATTCGATAATGGCGGCGCCATCCTATCTGCCGCTTCTCAATATCTATTTGGATCTGCGGGAGCAGTGATCCTGGGGCTGGCCATAACGGTAGCATGCCTGACAACCTCAATCGGTCTCGTTTCCGCTTGTGCGCAATACTTTCATAAACTGCTCCCAAAAATATCCTATAAAACCATTGTAATCATCCTTTCACTGTTCAGTATGGTGGTTGCAAACATTGGTTTAACTCAGCTGATTCAGCTTTCATTGCCAATTTTGATCATAATTTATCCGCTGGCCATTGTACTGATATCGCTATCCTTTATGCACAATGCCTTTAATGGCTACTCTGTCGTATATATTGGAGCATTAATTCCAACAGGATTAATTAGTTTTGTGGATGGCCTAAAAACAGCTGGAATGGATGTATCCTTTATCACAGACTCACTTCAATTCCTCCCATTTTTTGCTGAGGGTATCGGCTGGATTGTGCCTGCCATAGCAGGGGCTGTTATAGGCTACTTCCTGGCAATTGCAGTTGGGGAGTCAAAAAAAACAATTGCTGGCAACGAATAA